The sequence ACAACTCACGTAGTGGCTCAACTAGACCCATTGCCATATCTTCTGGTAGACCGCCCACGTTGTGATGTGATTTGATCACGTGCGCTTTACCAGTCTTAGATGCTGCAGACTCGATTACGTCTGGGTAGATCGTACCCTGAGCAAGCCATTTCGCGTTTTTCAGCTTCTTCGATTCTTCATCGAATACGTCTACGAATACGTGACCGATAGTTTTACGCTTATCTTCAGGGTCAGACTTGCCTTTTAGCGCGTCAAGGAAACGATCTTCTGCGTCAACTTTGATGATGTTTAGACCGAACTTGTCGCCAAACATATCCATTACTTGCTGACCTTCGTTCAAACGAAGCAGGCCGTTATCCACAAATACACACGTTAGCTTGTCGCCAATCGCGCGGTGAACCAGCATAGCAACGACTGATGAATCCACACCACCTGAAAGACCTAGGATAACTTCATCGTCACCCACTTGCTCTTTAATACGAGCGACTGCGTCTTCGATGATAGATTCAGATGTCCATAGACGCTCACAACCACATACGCCAAGAACAAAGTTCTCAAGCATTTGCGTGCCGCCTTTCGTGTGTGTCACTTCTGGGTGGAACTGAACGCCGTAGTATTTCTTCTCTTCGTTCGCCATCGCAGCGTAAGGACACGTATCTGTCTCACCGACTTTTACGAAGTCTGCTGGGATTTCTACGACTTTGTCACCGTGGCTCATCCAAACGTCTTGCGTTTCTTCTAGATCTTTGAAGATCGCTGATTCGCCAGAAACTTTAACTTGTGCGTAGCCAAATTCACGCTCGTTTGAACCAGCAACTTTACCACCTAGCTGCTCTGCCATGGTTTGCATGCCGTAACATACACCAAGAACAGGAACACCTGAGTCAAATACATATTGAGGAGCGCGTGGAGAGTTTTCTTCCGTTACGCTTTCTGGGCCGCCAGATAGGATGATGCCATCTGGGTTGAATTCGCGAATATCCGCTTCTTCTACATCCCAGCTCCATAGTTCACAGTAAACGCCGATTTCACGTACGCGGCGAGCAACTAATTGAGTGTACTGAGAACCGAAGTCCAAGATCAGAATACGTTGGTCATGGATATTTTTAGTCATTTTGAGCAGTCTTTTAAGGCTAAGTGATTAAAACCGAGGCGAGTGTACTCGCCTCTTATTAATGCTTCAAGGAAAAAGCAAACGTTTACGCCGAGAGGTTCCTATTCAAAACCTCTCTTATCGACGATTAACCCAAACGGTAGTTTGGTGCTTCCTTAGTGATTTGAACATCGTGTACGTGAGACTCTGCCATACCTGCACCAGAGATACGTACAAATTCAGCTTTCGTACGCATAGCTTCGATCGTTGCAGAACCAGTTAGACCCATGCTTGAGCGTAGACCACCCATTTGCTGGTGTACGATCTCTTTTAGGCGACCTTTGTATGCAATACGGCCTTCGATACCTTCTGGTACAAGCTTGTCTGCTGCGTTATCAGACTGGAAGTAACGGTCAGAAGAACCTTGAGACATTGCGCCCAAAGACCCCATACCGCGGTATGCTTTGTAAGAACGACCGTTGTAAAGAATCACTTCGCCCGGCGCTTCTTCTGTGCCCGCAAACATAGAGCCAACCATCACACATGAAGCGCCCGCTACGATTGCTTTACAGATATCACCAGAGAAGCGGATACCGCCGTCAGCGATCACTGGAATACCGTGCTCGTTCGCCACTTCAGCTGCATCTGCAATTGCTGTAATTTGAGGAACACCAACACCCGTTACGATACGAGTCGTACAGATAGAACCAGGACCGATACCAACTTTCACAGCGCTTACGCCAGCGTCTATCAGTGCTTTCGCGCCTGCGCCAGTTGCTACGTTACCACCGATGATGTCTAGATCTGGGTAAGCTGCGCGAGTTTCACGGATGCGGTTTAGAACACCTTCAGAGTGACCATGAGAAGAGTCGATAAGTAGTACATCAACGCCTGCTTCAACTAGCGCTGCAACACGCTCTTCGTTACCGGCACCAGCACCAACGGCTGCGCCAACACGTAGACGGCCACGCTCATCTTTACATGCGTTTGGTTTGCGTTCTGCTTTGTGGAAGTCTTTTGCGGTGATCATACCGGTTAGTTTGAACTCATCGTTCACTACCAATACTTTTTCTACGCGCGCTTCGTGCATTTTCTCTTGAACTTCTTCACGAGTTGCACCTTCTTTTACAGAAGCCAGACGCTCTTTAGGCGTCATTACCGAAGAAACTTTCTTAGATAAATCAGTCACAAAGCGAACGTCACGACCAGTGATGATACCCACTAGTTCGTTGTGCTCTGTTACTACAGGGAAACCCGCAAAGCCGTGCTTTTCAGTCAAAGCAACAACATCAGCGATAGTTGCTTCTGGGTTCACCGTGACAGGGTCTGATACAACACCTGCTTCGAATTTCTTAACTTTACGAACTTCAGAAGCTTGCTGCTCAATAGACATATTTTTGTGGATAAAGCCAATGCCACCTTCCTGTGCTAGTGCGATAGCGAGACGAGCTTCCGTCACCGTATCCATAGACGCAGAAATCATTGGAATATTCAGAGTAATTTTCTTTGTCAGCTGAGTGCGAAGATCAGCTGTGTTTGGGAGAACGGTGGAGTGTGCTGGCACAAGTAGTACGTCATCGAATGTCAGCGCTTCTTTGGCAATTCTTAGCATTTGCAATATCTCACAATTAGAGGAGTAAAAAGAACAATCCAAAGTCTCATCGTTTCGCATAATGAGGGTAGCGAGTTTTGGTTAGCAAGCTACATTTGGATTAGATATTGCGGAGGGATTATACGGTTATAGCAATCGCTTGACTACAAGTTTTTTTAATTTTTTTCTTGCATTCACCCCCTTGCTATGTATTATATTGCCGCTAATTTCCATACCTATGTCCGCGAGATTAGCTGTGCCATCTCAGACCAATCAAAATATCTTCACTGTTTCACGTCTTAATGCAGAAGTCCGTCTGTTACTTGAAAATGAAATGGGTATTGTTTGGTTGATTGGCGAAATTTCTAATTTCTCTGCACCTGTTTCAGGGCATTGGTATCTCACTCTCAAAGACTCTCGCGCTCAAGTAAAATGCGCCATGTTCCGTGGCAATAACCGTCGTGTTACTTTCAAACCCGCTAACGGTAATCAAGTCCTAGTCAAAGCGCGCCTCTCACTCTATGAGCCTCGTGGTGACTATCAATTAATTATCGAAAGTATGCAGCCTGAAGGTGATGGGCGTCTGCAACAAGAGTTTGAAGAGCTGAAAATAAAGCTGGCCGCGGAAGGATTATTCGCTCAAACCAGCAAGCTCTCATTACCTGAACATCCAAAGCGCGTTGGCGTGATCACATCAAAAACTGGTGCGGCACTTTTCGACATTCTTGATGTGTTAAAACGTCGTGACCCATCTCTACCTGTCGTGGTATACCCTACTACCGTTCAGGGTGATACAGCCGCCATTGAAATTGCTCAAGCAATCGGGCGCGCAAACAGTCGTAATGAATGTGATGTGTTAATTGTTGGCCGTGGCGGTGGTTCATTGGAAGATCTCTGGTGCTTTAACAATGAGATCGTGGCTAGAACTATAGCAGCCAGCCAGATTCCTATTATCAGTGCGGTTGGGCATGAAATTGACGTCACTATCGCTGATTTCGTGGCAGACATGCGTGCACCAACGCCTTCTGCTGCTGCTGAACTGGTGAGCCGCGACAACAGCCACAAAGAGCAAGCGTTTGTCGCGCGTCAACAAAAGCTGATGAGTGCAATGCGTTATTACATCAGCCAACAAACCAAGTTATGTACCTCTTTGACTCACCGCTTGGAAAGGCAGCATCCGAGCCATCAACTGCAGCGTCAAAGCCAACAATTGGATGAGTTACAACTCCGCTTGCAACGTTCGATGGATCATTTTATTGCTTCACGTTTACAGAAAGTCGAGCGCCAACAGTACAAACTCCAACTTCACTCGCCAGTAAAACGACTCAACGAGCAAAAGTCTTCTCTTCAGTACCTAGAACAGAAACTGCTGGATGCCATGGATAGGAAACTGCTCAATACCAGACATCAACTTGCGCTTGCAGCAGAAAAGCTAGATACAGTAAGCCCGTTGGCAACGCTGAAGCGTGGTTACTCCATTACGCAAAGCGAGTCTGGCAAAGTGATTACTAAAGCAAGCGACACCAAAACGGGCGACACCCTAATCACCCGCTTATCTGAAGGCGAAATTCGTTCAACAGTCGTTTAGTCTACGAGTTTGTGAAACTCAAAGCGAACACGTGACTTAGACTTCAGTTCATTACAGCTATTACAAAAGTAATTCGCTGCGCCACACGCTTGTAACTTCTCCAACTCGACATCACATTCTGGGCATTTGTTCTCATCCATACCGACTCATCTCTTCACTACTAAATTAGCCATATCTAAATTAACGATTCTTCTTTTCTCTCACTATGATCTTCATCATAACCACCGAGTCACACTGAATCTTTCTCATTTTAAGTCAAAAAACCAGCAATGATCGTTATGCGATCATCTGTAAAAGCCACTATGATCAGCGATCTGCCCTTAAAAGAACATTTATATAACCACATACCGAAAGCATAAGTTACATATCCTGTATTTGAATTTAAAATAGAGTTAAATTCCAATACGTGGTATTAAAAATGAATTTTAAAGCTTTTCATAAAAAGATCGCCTGGAGAAATAATTGATTTACAATCCTATGTATTTCGATTTGATGACATAACAAAGACGACGAACAACACTGCGGTTTGAGCTTTCCTCTCTCTGATTAGTAAGGCTAGTCATCATTCCGGACGTCGATAAATTCGAGTCGGCCGCCCTACTTTCCCGTGCTCAAGAAACGCAATTAAATCACCGTTTTCGACGGCTTTATCTAAATAGCGACGAGCAGTACTTTTACTGATACCAAAAGATTGGGCGACTTCACTAACGGTTTTATCTACATTCGCATGGTGAAACTGCGCAATAACTTGGTTTAAGGTGTACTCATCTGTGCAGGTATACTTTTTTGAAGTCTGACTGCTGCGAAACAGTGCATCGACCACCCCTTGGGCTAAACACGTGCCTTCGTTAAAAGTTTGTTTTACTAGGCAGAACTTATCCAGACTCTGTTTGAGTCGGCTGTAATCCAAAGGCTTAACCAAGTAGTCGAGAGCGCCATAACGCAGGGCTTTTTGCACGGTTTCAACATCATTCGCCGCCGTAACTAGAATACACTCGGATCGCTTAGGCAGCAGTAACAACTCCCGAACTAGCTCTACCCCTAACCCATCCGGCAGATAGTTATCGACAATCAACAAGTCGACATGGGCGACAGAACTCATTTCTCTCGCTTTATCAATGCTTGCCGCGATCCCCACCACCTGAAAGCGTTCATCTTTCTGAATAAAATGAGCATGCAGCGCCGCAATGTCTTTGTCATCTTCGACAATCAATACATTAAACATCTTTTCTCCTTGGGAAATAGACCGTGAATGAGGTTTCATCTTCATCACTGTCTAGCTCCATGTGTCCTCCAGCCTCTTCTACGATACTTTGCACTAGGTGTAGGCCAATACCATGATCCTGAAAGTCTTCTTTGGTCGTATAACCAAGCTGACACAACACATCAAGACCGACACGGACTGCTGGGCCATTATTTGATACCGCCAGCACTTGCTCGGTATTCGTTTCATACATGATGACGCGCACCTTCCCACTAGGGGCTGTGCTTACCGCCTCAATGCTGTTACTCATTAGGTTCCCGATCAATGAGCTGAGTAGCTCCTCATTCAACTGTTCAGGTAACTGACTCCACCCTTCTAACTCATCCAAATCGACTTCGATCGCCTTTTCAGCGGCCTTTCCCACATTCGCCAATATCAAGCCGGAGATGAGGGGTAAGGACTGCAGTTGTTTCACGCTATCCATGCTCGCTTGATTGGTTTTCGACTGCGCCAGTACTAAACTCAGGGCTTGCTCAATGAATCCCAACTGCAGCATACCCGCGAGTGTAGAGAGCCTGTTTTGGTACTCGTGACGAGTCACACGCAGCGATTCTAAATAGTGACTAACTTGGCTGATCTTGTTGGAAAGTAACTGCAGTTCTTGCTGAGTTCGCAAACTAAATACGGCACCAGACTGCACCTTATCGTGACTTTTGAGCGTCACTCTAGTGACCACGAGATTACGGCCATTTACACGAACCAGCTTATCGACGAAGTCTTCTCCATGTAGGGAAAATACATTCTGGTCATCGATCAAAGCAGTGAATAACTGACAAGATGTACTTAGCTCTTTTATTCCAAGTAACCGCTTTGCCGAGTCGTTCATGACATAAATTTCCTGTTTCCCGTTCACAGCCAAGATCCCTTCGTGGGCCGCTTGTAGCACCCCTTGGTTCGTTTTGAGTGCCTGGCTAAGTTGCCAAGGTTCTAAATGCTGCATTTTATCGCCGATGTATCCGGAAAATCGCCAAGCGACAATCACGGAGAGGGTAAACGTTAAAATGGCAAATAGGATTAACGGTGATAAAGTTTCCTCATTGAGAATGGCCATGGATTGCTTCAAGTAACCCACTTTGATCATGCCAATAATCTCACCATCTTGATTGAGCAAAGGTGAAATGTAACGCACCGACGGCCCTAACGAACCTACACCGTGCGAGAGATATGATTCCCCTGTCGTCAGGGCCTTTTCGATATCTCCGCCCACCACAGGGAGACCAATCCGGTCTTCAACTGGATGAGCCAAACGAATACCGTTTTGCTCACTGACCGTGATGAAGTCGGCATCCGTCATTTCTTGCAGTACATCAATGATTTTGCTAACACCCTGATGGTCTCTATTTTCCACGGCATTTAGCAAACTAGGCAGCTTTGCCAACTGCTGCGATTGAACTTGAGCACGCAGCGCCACTTGATCCAATAGCACTTGGTTTAAGCGTTGTGTGCTGACCAACCACCAGCCAATCGAACTCAAAGTTAATGCACCACATAAAAGTAGCGTTAAGTGCATGGTAAAAGAATGGGGAAATTTACGTACGGCCATAGATTCGGCAACTCGGTGAACCATGCCGCCTAGAATACGAATTTATTGTAATGAAATCAGTGTAGACCACCGCGAAATTGAAAAAGATCCCACTCATGACGTTTATGATTTTTATTAATTCTATCGCTCTTATCTCAAACCTTTTTCATCGAAGGTGCGGACTGCTTTTGATTGTTCTATCAAACCCTCTTCAAGCGGATTTTTTGTTGATTTAACACAGGTTTGGCTGCTGGTTAATCGTTAAGTTAGAAGGAAATCTTAAGGAGGTTTCTATGCTGACTTCAACCAATATTCGATTGCTTTCTTTGGTGCTTGTCGGAGTCGTTCTCTGGTTCATGCCCGTTCCAGAAGGACTCACCGAGCAGGCTTGGCACATGATGACGATTTTCGTTGTGACGGTACTGAGCTTAATCATCGCGCCGCTACCACTGGGTGCCATGGCACTGATGGGATTGACGGCCGCTACGCTGCTGGATGTACTGCCAATCAAAACCGCACTGACTGGCTTTGCCCACCCTACAATTTGGATGATAGCGGCTGCGTTTTTCATTTCTCGCGGTTTTATCAGTACCGGCTTTGGTCGCCGCGTCGGCTACTGGTTTATCTCTAAACTCGGTAACAGCTCTTTGGGCTTGGCTTACGGCCTAGTGCTGACGGATTTACTTTTTGCTCCTGCGACGCCAAGTACCACCGCTCGTTGTGGCGGTATCATTTCACCGCTGTTTCGTTCCGTAGCAAACGCTTACGACTCTGACCCAGAAAAAGGCACGGAGAACAAAATCGGTGCGTTCTTGGTGCAATGTATTTTCCAATGTAACGCGATCACGTGTGCGATGTTCTTGACCTCTATGGCAGGTAACCCGCTGGCAGCGAACTTCGCTAAAGAGCAAGGAGTGGAGATCACTTGGGGCGCTTGGGCGTTAGCAGCGATTGTTCCTGGGATCATATGTTTGTTTTTAATCCCATTGGTGATGTACTTAGTCTTCCCACCAGAGCTGAAGAAAACCCCAGAGATGCGTTTAATCGCACGCCAAAAACTAACGGAAATGGGCGCGATGACCCGCGATGAATGGATGGTGTGTATCACGTTCATCGGTATGGTGAGTTTGTGGGTGCTGGGCCCAACTCTGGGAATCCATTCAACGGTAACGGCGCTATTAGGCTTAGTGTTCTTACTGATAACCCGCACCATTACTTGGGATGCGGTACTGCAAGAGAAAGAAGCGTGGCACACTATTACGTGGTTTGCGGTGTTAGTGATGATGGCCGCTCAGCTCAACAAGCTCGGTTTCATCGGCTGGTTTGGTGACATGATTGGCAGCTCACTTTCTGGCTACGGCTGGGTTACTACCCTAGCTATCTTACTGCTGGTTTACTACTACAGCCATTACATGATGGCGAGCGCGATGGCGCACATCAGCGCGATGTACTCAGCATTTTTGGCTATCGCTATTGCCGCGGGCGCGCCTCCAATGTTGGCCGCTATCGTCCTGGGTATTTTCAGCAACCTATATATGTCTACGACACACTACTCATCAGGCCCAGCCCCAATTCTGTTTGGTGCAGGTTTCCACACACTACAGAATTGGTGGAAAATTGGTTTTGTCTTCTCGCTGATCGTAATTCCGGTGTTCTTCTTTATTGGTGGTGCTTGGTGGAAGCTACTCGGTATGTGGTGATCGACTTAGCAAGTGATAAACAGAGACAAAATGCCCGCACTATGCGGGCATTTATGATCTTGGGTATTCAATTAGTGAGGTTTTACTCGGGTTAGCATTTCGATGTTTTGCTCATCGAGTTGGCGTAAAACAACCTGAATCTCACCGAAGTCGTTTAGGCTTTGAGCATGAGTGCCACCGCATGGGATCACCGCAACTTCTCCTTCGTTTAAATCACAATGCCAGTAGCGTGAGTCTGTCAGTGTCTCTCCATGACAATCCATAGAAATCTCTACGCCTAATGCTAACCAAGAAGCCACTTGCTGATTAACCAACGTCTGTAACTTCTCCAGATTCGCTAACATATCTGCACTGTTAAGCCCTCTTTTACGCAGAGTTTTGCCTAAACGATAAGTATCATGGCATTCGTCAGGCGTAACAAAACTCGTCACTTGCGCGTAGCTATTAAAATCATAGTGACCATGTGGATCTTTACGGTCGGCATCTTTTCGCCAATAACCATTTTCGTTAAGCACTTTGTTCAGCGCGAGGTAAGCGATATGGCCAGCGCTATGACCTCGACTTAACGCGTCTTGATAGGCTTTATCCACTTGCAGCGATACCGTGTTACCCACTTGCACGCTGTCCACGCTACCAGCAAGACAATGCACCACCACAAATACCCAGCCTTGTTCATTGCGCTTAACCGGGATTGCTTCTCCCACAAATAACTGACCACTCTCGCTTTCAACCGCACCGACCTGACAATCGATCACCTCAAACTCATTGAGGTAGCCTTTATCTGCTGGATGATCCGGCCAGATATGGCTAACTGGGTGAAACGGGGTTTTCTCGGTTACGACTAACGTCTGATGATTGCTTTGTGTAATAAGCAAAACTTTGGAGTCTAGCTGCCAGATATTATGGCAAAACTGTGTGATGGTTGGTGTTACTTGCATTGTTTCCTTCCAGCATAAAAAAAGCGCCTCTAGAATTCTAAGGCGCTTTAACAATTAACTCATTCGTTATTTTTTACGATTTTTCATCATACCCATCAAGCGTTTGCGTTTACGCTCCTGAGATAGAGTCATCTTGCTCGTTTTGTTCTCAAACGGGTTATCGCTGCTTTGGAAGTTAATACGGATTGGTGTACCCATAATTTCCAAAGACTTACGGTAATAGTTCATCAGGTAACGTTTGTATGAATCTGGTAGTTCATTAACTTGGTTACCGTGAATAACCACGATAGGTGGGTTGTAACCACCCGCGTGTGCGTACTTCAATTTCACACGACGGCCACGAATCAATGGCGGCTGGTGATCGTCTGTCGCCATCTTCATGATACGCGTCAGAACCGATGTGCCCACACGTGTCGTTGCCGACTTGTACGCTTCTTGTACTGACTCAAACAAGTGGCCTACGCCAGTGCCGTGCAGTGCAGAAATAAAGTGAATACGCGCAAAGTCGACGAAACCTAAACGGCGGTCTAGCTCTTTCTTCACGTGTTCTTTCACGTCTATATCTAGACCATCCCACTTGTTCACTGCGATCACAATCGAGCGACCAGCGTTCAAGGCAAAACCTAATAGGCTCAAGTCTTGGTCTGAGATATTTTCACGAGCATCGATTACAACGAGTACAACGTTCGCATCTTCAATCGCTTTCAGTGTTTTAACCACTGAGAACTTTTCAACCGTTTCGTTGATGCGTTTACGACGACGAACACCCGCGGTATCGATCAGTACGTACTCACGACCGTCACGCTCCATTGGGATGTAGATAGAGTCACGCGTTGTACCCGGCATATCGTACACAACCACACGCTCTTCACCCAAAATACGGTTAGTCAGGGTTGATTTACCCACGTTTGGACGACCGATGATCGCTAGCTTGATTGGCTGATCCTGAAGGCGCTTAAACTCGGCTTCCGCTTCTTCTTCGGTGTAGTCCAGCTTCTCTTCTTCTTCGTCAATAAAGTCGGTCAGGTCTTGAATTTCACCCAACGCTTCTTCTGCCATTTTTTCAGCAAAAGGATTAAGCGCACGATCAATCAGCGCACCCACACCACGGCCATGTGCCGCAGCGATTTGGTACATGCTTTCTACGCCTAGCTGCCAGAAATCTGCTGACGCCGCGTCTGCATCAATACCATCTACTTTGTTAACAACCAGCATAGATGGCTTTTCAATCTTACGCAGGTGGTTTGAAATCGCGATATCCGCAGGGTTTAAGCCCGCGCGACCATCTACCATAAACAGCACAACATCCGCTTCATCAATCGCCGCAAGTGACTGCTCTGCCATTTTGGTTTCAACACCTTCTTCAGTGCCATCAATACCGCCAGTATCGATAACGATAAATTC is a genomic window of Vibrio japonicus containing:
- the guaA gene encoding glutamine-hydrolyzing GMP synthase; amino-acid sequence: MTKNIHDQRILILDFGSQYTQLVARRVREIGVYCELWSWDVEEADIREFNPDGIILSGGPESVTEENSPRAPQYVFDSGVPVLGVCYGMQTMAEQLGGKVAGSNEREFGYAQVKVSGESAIFKDLEETQDVWMSHGDKVVEIPADFVKVGETDTCPYAAMANEEKKYYGVQFHPEVTHTKGGTQMLENFVLGVCGCERLWTSESIIEDAVARIKEQVGDDEVILGLSGGVDSSVVAMLVHRAIGDKLTCVFVDNGLLRLNEGQQVMDMFGDKFGLNIIKVDAEDRFLDALKGKSDPEDKRKTIGHVFVDVFDEESKKLKNAKWLAQGTIYPDVIESAASKTGKAHVIKSHHNVGGLPEDMAMGLVEPLRELFKDEVRKIGLELGLPYNMLYRHPFPGPGLGVRVLGEIKKEYCDLLRRADAIFIEELHAADLYDKVSQAFTVFLPVRSVGVMGDGRKYDWVVSLRAVETIDFMTAHWAHLPYDFLGKVSNRIINEVDGISRVVYDISGKPPATIEWE
- the guaB gene encoding IMP dehydrogenase, whose product is MLRIAKEALTFDDVLLVPAHSTVLPNTADLRTQLTKKITLNIPMISASMDTVTEARLAIALAQEGGIGFIHKNMSIEQQASEVRKVKKFEAGVVSDPVTVNPEATIADVVALTEKHGFAGFPVVTEHNELVGIITGRDVRFVTDLSKKVSSVMTPKERLASVKEGATREEVQEKMHEARVEKVLVVNDEFKLTGMITAKDFHKAERKPNACKDERGRLRVGAAVGAGAGNEERVAALVEAGVDVLLIDSSHGHSEGVLNRIRETRAAYPDLDIIGGNVATGAGAKALIDAGVSAVKVGIGPGSICTTRIVTGVGVPQITAIADAAEVANEHGIPVIADGGIRFSGDICKAIVAGASCVMVGSMFAGTEEAPGEVILYNGRSYKAYRGMGSLGAMSQGSSDRYFQSDNAADKLVPEGIEGRIAYKGRLKEIVHQQMGGLRSSMGLTGSATIEAMRTKAEFVRISGAGMAESHVHDVQITKEAPNYRLG
- the xseA gene encoding exodeoxyribonuclease VII large subunit is translated as MSARLAVPSQTNQNIFTVSRLNAEVRLLLENEMGIVWLIGEISNFSAPVSGHWYLTLKDSRAQVKCAMFRGNNRRVTFKPANGNQVLVKARLSLYEPRGDYQLIIESMQPEGDGRLQQEFEELKIKLAAEGLFAQTSKLSLPEHPKRVGVITSKTGAALFDILDVLKRRDPSLPVVVYPTTVQGDTAAIEIAQAIGRANSRNECDVLIVGRGGGSLEDLWCFNNEIVARTIAASQIPIISAVGHEIDVTIADFVADMRAPTPSAAAELVSRDNSHKEQAFVARQQKLMSAMRYYISQQTKLCTSLTHRLERQHPSHQLQRQSQQLDELQLRLQRSMDHFIASRLQKVERQQYKLQLHSPVKRLNEQKSSLQYLEQKLLDAMDRKLLNTRHQLALAAEKLDTVSPLATLKRGYSITQSESGKVITKASDTKTGDTLITRLSEGEIRSTVV
- a CDS encoding response regulator, which gives rise to MFNVLIVEDDKDIAALHAHFIQKDERFQVVGIAASIDKAREMSSVAHVDLLIVDNYLPDGLGVELVRELLLLPKRSECILVTAANDVETVQKALRYGALDYLVKPLDYSRLKQSLDKFCLVKQTFNEGTCLAQGVVDALFRSSQTSKKYTCTDEYTLNQVIAQFHHANVDKTVSEVAQSFGISKSTARRYLDKAVENGDLIAFLEHGKVGRPTRIYRRPE
- a CDS encoding ATP-binding protein, with protein sequence MAVRKFPHSFTMHLTLLLCGALTLSSIGWWLVSTQRLNQVLLDQVALRAQVQSQQLAKLPSLLNAVENRDHQGVSKIIDVLQEMTDADFITVSEQNGIRLAHPVEDRIGLPVVGGDIEKALTTGESYLSHGVGSLGPSVRYISPLLNQDGEIIGMIKVGYLKQSMAILNEETLSPLILFAILTFTLSVIVAWRFSGYIGDKMQHLEPWQLSQALKTNQGVLQAAHEGILAVNGKQEIYVMNDSAKRLLGIKELSTSCQLFTALIDDQNVFSLHGEDFVDKLVRVNGRNLVVTRVTLKSHDKVQSGAVFSLRTQQELQLLSNKISQVSHYLESLRVTRHEYQNRLSTLAGMLQLGFIEQALSLVLAQSKTNQASMDSVKQLQSLPLISGLILANVGKAAEKAIEVDLDELEGWSQLPEQLNEELLSSLIGNLMSNSIEAVSTAPSGKVRVIMYETNTEQVLAVSNNGPAVRVGLDVLCQLGYTTKEDFQDHGIGLHLVQSIVEEAGGHMELDSDEDETSFTVYFPRRKDV
- a CDS encoding anion permease translates to MLTSTNIRLLSLVLVGVVLWFMPVPEGLTEQAWHMMTIFVVTVLSLIIAPLPLGAMALMGLTAATLLDVLPIKTALTGFAHPTIWMIAAAFFISRGFISTGFGRRVGYWFISKLGNSSLGLAYGLVLTDLLFAPATPSTTARCGGIISPLFRSVANAYDSDPEKGTENKIGAFLVQCIFQCNAITCAMFLTSMAGNPLAANFAKEQGVEITWGAWALAAIVPGIICLFLIPLVMYLVFPPELKKTPEMRLIARQKLTEMGAMTRDEWMVCITFIGMVSLWVLGPTLGIHSTVTALLGLVFLLITRTITWDAVLQEKEAWHTITWFAVLVMMAAQLNKLGFIGWFGDMIGSSLSGYGWVTTLAILLLVYYYSHYMMASAMAHISAMYSAFLAIAIAAGAPPMLAAIVLGIFSNLYMSTTHYSSGPAPILFGAGFHTLQNWWKIGFVFSLIVIPVFFFIGGAWWKLLGMW
- a CDS encoding alanyl-tRNA editing protein; this translates as MQVTPTITQFCHNIWQLDSKVLLITQSNHQTLVVTEKTPFHPVSHIWPDHPADKGYLNEFEVIDCQVGAVESESGQLFVGEAIPVKRNEQGWVFVVVHCLAGSVDSVQVGNTVSLQVDKAYQDALSRGHSAGHIAYLALNKVLNENGYWRKDADRKDPHGHYDFNSYAQVTSFVTPDECHDTYRLGKTLRKRGLNSADMLANLEKLQTLVNQQVASWLALGVEISMDCHGETLTDSRYWHCDLNEGEVAVIPCGGTHAQSLNDFGEIQVVLRQLDEQNIEMLTRVKPH
- the der gene encoding ribosome biogenesis GTPase Der, which encodes MVPVVALVGRPNVGKSTLFNRLTRTRDALVADFPGLTRDRKYGQAKLGEHEFIVIDTGGIDGTEEGVETKMAEQSLAAIDEADVVLFMVDGRAGLNPADIAISNHLRKIEKPSMLVVNKVDGIDADAASADFWQLGVESMYQIAAAHGRGVGALIDRALNPFAEKMAEEALGEIQDLTDFIDEEEEKLDYTEEEAEAEFKRLQDQPIKLAIIGRPNVGKSTLTNRILGEERVVVYDMPGTTRDSIYIPMERDGREYVLIDTAGVRRRKRINETVEKFSVVKTLKAIEDANVVLVVIDARENISDQDLSLLGFALNAGRSIVIAVNKWDGLDIDVKEHVKKELDRRLGFVDFARIHFISALHGTGVGHLFESVQEAYKSATTRVGTSVLTRIMKMATDDHQPPLIRGRRVKLKYAHAGGYNPPIVVIHGNQVNELPDSYKRYLMNYYRKSLEIMGTPIRINFQSSDNPFENKTSKMTLSQERKRKRLMGMMKNRKK